From Coffea arabica cultivar ET-39 chromosome 10e, Coffea Arabica ET-39 HiFi, whole genome shotgun sequence, one genomic window encodes:
- the LOC113712361 gene encoding uncharacterized protein isoform X5, which yields MGTKKGILRKSEGRIWSFVLPSSISSSIFVPVETGGERAKIYCVLRGIKSTRLLHKLIVPATDGRSPKKMLRDGMTQTPSRFELLSMVRKHSKFLAKPSADEDDASDVEMDIHFWHDVLNVYFVSGKESRGRQEDDMLFFVRKGSDGNGSSESGEDNSPFFVRRWAPKLDELVGDSLLTVDWRRSFYLNLIAHSSFTVTVAICSHQVLRNYQSVQGRPLAPIYKVVKTVYASPSRINFHLDSRKAVETTAAYPDICFAVDDFDSTFDAVVLTDVDHCYCVILNANDGAAFPYENLQQDNSSRDNFSLKSGTTAVKTKSSKTTLFSGFVSYQMVRDAYDAGRTGFGSLLSLAHSPGKADRLYMKGPGGRGEVEVAVSGVVGAACI from the exons ATGGGGACAAAAAAAggtattttgagaaaaagtgagggacgaattTGGTCATTTGTCCTTCCCAGCTCAATTTCATCGAGCATCTTCGTTCCCGTGGAAACAGGTGGAGAGAGAGCGAAAATCTACTGTGTCCTGCGTGGCATCAAATCCACGCGTCTCCTCCACAA GTTAATAGTTCCGGCGACAGACGGCCGAAGTCCAAAAAAAATGCTGCGTGACGGCATGACCCAAACTCCTAGTCGGT TTGAGTTGTTGAGTATGGTGAGAAAGCATTCCAAGTTTCTAGCAAAACCTTCAGCAGATGAAGATGATGCCTCGGATGTGGAAATGGATATCCATTTCTGGCATGATGTATTGAATGTGTATTTTGTAAGCGGTAAGGAGTCTAGGGGCCGTCAGGAGGATGATATGCTGTTCTTTGTTAGAAAG GGTTCGGATGGAAATGGTTCAAGTGAGAGCGGGGAAGACAATTCTCCTTTCTTCGTACGCAGGTGGGCACCTAAG TTGGATGAATTAGTCGGTGATAGTTTATTAACAGTGGACTGGCGGCGctcattttacttgaatttaatTGCTCATAGCTCCTTTACTGTTACAGTTGCTATTTGCAG TCATCAGGTGCTTCGGAATTATCAGAGTGTCCAAGGCAGACCTCTGGCTCCAATATACAAG GTTGTGAAGACTGTCTATGCATCTCCAAGTCGTATCAATTTCCATTTGGACTCTAGAAAGGCAG TAGAAACAACCGCTGCCTATCCAGATATATGTTTCGCTGTTGACGACTTTGATTCCACATTTGATGCAGTG GTGTTGACAGATGTAGATCATTGTTATTGTGTAATccttaatgcaaatgatggggCAGCATTTCCATATGAAAATTTACAGCAAGATAACAGTTCTAGagacaatttttctttgaagagtGGCACAACAGCAGTGAAGACAAAGAGTTCTAAG ACTACTCTTTTCTCAGGCTTTGTTAGCTATCAGATGGTCCGAGATGCCTATGATG CTGGGAGGACTGGATTTGGGAGCCTTCTGTCACTTGCTCATTCTCCAGGCAAAGCAGATAGACTTTACATGAAAGGACCTGGAGGACGTGGCGAAGTTGAGGTGGCTGTTTCTGGTGTTGTAG GTGCTGCTTGCATTTAG
- the LOC113712361 gene encoding uncharacterized protein isoform X3, with protein MGTKKGILRKSEGRIWSFVLPSSISSSIFVPVETGGERAKIYCVLRGIKSTRLLHKLIVPATDGRSPKKMLRDGMTQTPSRFELLSMVRKHSKFLAKPSADEDDASDVEMDIHFWHDVLNVYFVSGKESRGRQEDDMLFFVRKGSDGNGSSESGEDNSPFFVRRWAPKLDELVGDSLLTVDWRRSFYLNLIAHSSFTVTVAICSHQVLRNYQSVQGRPLAPIYKVVKTVYASPSRINFHLDSRKAVETTAAYPDICFAVDDFDSTFDAVVLTDVDHCYCVILNANDGAAFPYENLQQDNSSRDNFSLKSGTTAVKTKSSKTTLFSGFVSYQMVRDAYDDQGKEEWDHHSSKGLSIGKIVRRAASVASVAAKHAYAAASSTRSSYEEMLPLRCCLMSISLPWEHIAHDLLFKGSPPVNL; from the exons ATGGGGACAAAAAAAggtattttgagaaaaagtgagggacgaattTGGTCATTTGTCCTTCCCAGCTCAATTTCATCGAGCATCTTCGTTCCCGTGGAAACAGGTGGAGAGAGAGCGAAAATCTACTGTGTCCTGCGTGGCATCAAATCCACGCGTCTCCTCCACAA GTTAATAGTTCCGGCGACAGACGGCCGAAGTCCAAAAAAAATGCTGCGTGACGGCATGACCCAAACTCCTAGTCGGT TTGAGTTGTTGAGTATGGTGAGAAAGCATTCCAAGTTTCTAGCAAAACCTTCAGCAGATGAAGATGATGCCTCGGATGTGGAAATGGATATCCATTTCTGGCATGATGTATTGAATGTGTATTTTGTAAGCGGTAAGGAGTCTAGGGGCCGTCAGGAGGATGATATGCTGTTCTTTGTTAGAAAG GGTTCGGATGGAAATGGTTCAAGTGAGAGCGGGGAAGACAATTCTCCTTTCTTCGTACGCAGGTGGGCACCTAAG TTGGATGAATTAGTCGGTGATAGTTTATTAACAGTGGACTGGCGGCGctcattttacttgaatttaatTGCTCATAGCTCCTTTACTGTTACAGTTGCTATTTGCAG TCATCAGGTGCTTCGGAATTATCAGAGTGTCCAAGGCAGACCTCTGGCTCCAATATACAAG GTTGTGAAGACTGTCTATGCATCTCCAAGTCGTATCAATTTCCATTTGGACTCTAGAAAGGCAG TAGAAACAACCGCTGCCTATCCAGATATATGTTTCGCTGTTGACGACTTTGATTCCACATTTGATGCAGTG GTGTTGACAGATGTAGATCATTGTTATTGTGTAATccttaatgcaaatgatggggCAGCATTTCCATATGAAAATTTACAGCAAGATAACAGTTCTAGagacaatttttctttgaagagtGGCACAACAGCAGTGAAGACAAAGAGTTCTAAG ACTACTCTTTTCTCAGGCTTTGTTAGCTATCAGATGGTCCGAGATGCCTATGATG ACCAAGGCAAGGAAGAATGGGATCATCATTCTAGTAAAGGATTAAGCATTGGCAAAATTGTAAGGAGGGCAGCATCTGTTGCTTCTGTCGCAGCAAAGCATGCTTATGCTGCTGCTTCTTCCACCCGCAGTTCTTATGAGGAGATGCTCCCCCTGAGGTGCTGCTTGATGTCCATATCACTGCCATGGGAACATATTGCTCATGATcttttattcaag GGAAGTCCTCCAGTGAACTTGTAG
- the LOC113712361 gene encoding uncharacterized protein isoform X2 yields MGTKKGILRKSEGRIWSFVLPSSISSSIFVPVETGGERAKIYCVLRGIKSTRLLHKLIVPATDGRSPKKMLRDGMTQTPSRFELLSMVRKHSKFLAKPSADEDDASDVEMDIHFWHDVLNVYFVSGKESRGRQEDDMLFFVRKGSDGNGSSESGEDNSPFFVRSHQVLRNYQSVQGRPLAPIYKVVKTVYASPSRINFHLDSRKAVETTAAYPDICFAVDDFDSTFDAVVLTDVDHCYCVILNANDGAAFPYENLQQDNSSRDNFSLKSGTTAVKTKSSKTTLFSGFVSYQMVRDAYDAGRTGFGSLLSLAHSPGKADRLYMKGPGGRGEVEVAVSGVVDQGKEEWDHHSSKGLSIGKIVRRAASVASVAAKHAYAAASSTRSSYEEMLPLRCCLMSISLPWEHIAHDLLFKGSPPVNL; encoded by the exons ATGGGGACAAAAAAAggtattttgagaaaaagtgagggacgaattTGGTCATTTGTCCTTCCCAGCTCAATTTCATCGAGCATCTTCGTTCCCGTGGAAACAGGTGGAGAGAGAGCGAAAATCTACTGTGTCCTGCGTGGCATCAAATCCACGCGTCTCCTCCACAA GTTAATAGTTCCGGCGACAGACGGCCGAAGTCCAAAAAAAATGCTGCGTGACGGCATGACCCAAACTCCTAGTCGGT TTGAGTTGTTGAGTATGGTGAGAAAGCATTCCAAGTTTCTAGCAAAACCTTCAGCAGATGAAGATGATGCCTCGGATGTGGAAATGGATATCCATTTCTGGCATGATGTATTGAATGTGTATTTTGTAAGCGGTAAGGAGTCTAGGGGCCGTCAGGAGGATGATATGCTGTTCTTTGTTAGAAAG GGTTCGGATGGAAATGGTTCAAGTGAGAGCGGGGAAGACAATTCTCCTTTCTTCGTACGCAG TCATCAGGTGCTTCGGAATTATCAGAGTGTCCAAGGCAGACCTCTGGCTCCAATATACAAG GTTGTGAAGACTGTCTATGCATCTCCAAGTCGTATCAATTTCCATTTGGACTCTAGAAAGGCAG TAGAAACAACCGCTGCCTATCCAGATATATGTTTCGCTGTTGACGACTTTGATTCCACATTTGATGCAGTG GTGTTGACAGATGTAGATCATTGTTATTGTGTAATccttaatgcaaatgatggggCAGCATTTCCATATGAAAATTTACAGCAAGATAACAGTTCTAGagacaatttttctttgaagagtGGCACAACAGCAGTGAAGACAAAGAGTTCTAAG ACTACTCTTTTCTCAGGCTTTGTTAGCTATCAGATGGTCCGAGATGCCTATGATG CTGGGAGGACTGGATTTGGGAGCCTTCTGTCACTTGCTCATTCTCCAGGCAAAGCAGATAGACTTTACATGAAAGGACCTGGAGGACGTGGCGAAGTTGAGGTGGCTGTTTCTGGTGTTGTAG ACCAAGGCAAGGAAGAATGGGATCATCATTCTAGTAAAGGATTAAGCATTGGCAAAATTGTAAGGAGGGCAGCATCTGTTGCTTCTGTCGCAGCAAAGCATGCTTATGCTGCTGCTTCTTCCACCCGCAGTTCTTATGAGGAGATGCTCCCCCTGAGGTGCTGCTTGATGTCCATATCACTGCCATGGGAACATATTGCTCATGATcttttattcaag GGAAGTCCTCCAGTGAACTTGTAG
- the LOC113712361 gene encoding uncharacterized protein isoform X1 has product MGTKKGILRKSEGRIWSFVLPSSISSSIFVPVETGGERAKIYCVLRGIKSTRLLHKLIVPATDGRSPKKMLRDGMTQTPSRFELLSMVRKHSKFLAKPSADEDDASDVEMDIHFWHDVLNVYFVSGKESRGRQEDDMLFFVRKGSDGNGSSESGEDNSPFFVRRWAPKLDELVGDSLLTVDWRRSFYLNLIAHSSFTVTVAICSHQVLRNYQSVQGRPLAPIYKVVKTVYASPSRINFHLDSRKAVETTAAYPDICFAVDDFDSTFDAVVLTDVDHCYCVILNANDGAAFPYENLQQDNSSRDNFSLKSGTTAVKTKSSKTTLFSGFVSYQMVRDAYDAGRTGFGSLLSLAHSPGKADRLYMKGPGGRGEVEVAVSGVVDQGKEEWDHHSSKGLSIGKIVRRAASVASVAAKHAYAAASSTRSSYEEMLPLRCCLMSISLPWEHIAHDLLFKGSPPVNL; this is encoded by the exons ATGGGGACAAAAAAAggtattttgagaaaaagtgagggacgaattTGGTCATTTGTCCTTCCCAGCTCAATTTCATCGAGCATCTTCGTTCCCGTGGAAACAGGTGGAGAGAGAGCGAAAATCTACTGTGTCCTGCGTGGCATCAAATCCACGCGTCTCCTCCACAA GTTAATAGTTCCGGCGACAGACGGCCGAAGTCCAAAAAAAATGCTGCGTGACGGCATGACCCAAACTCCTAGTCGGT TTGAGTTGTTGAGTATGGTGAGAAAGCATTCCAAGTTTCTAGCAAAACCTTCAGCAGATGAAGATGATGCCTCGGATGTGGAAATGGATATCCATTTCTGGCATGATGTATTGAATGTGTATTTTGTAAGCGGTAAGGAGTCTAGGGGCCGTCAGGAGGATGATATGCTGTTCTTTGTTAGAAAG GGTTCGGATGGAAATGGTTCAAGTGAGAGCGGGGAAGACAATTCTCCTTTCTTCGTACGCAGGTGGGCACCTAAG TTGGATGAATTAGTCGGTGATAGTTTATTAACAGTGGACTGGCGGCGctcattttacttgaatttaatTGCTCATAGCTCCTTTACTGTTACAGTTGCTATTTGCAG TCATCAGGTGCTTCGGAATTATCAGAGTGTCCAAGGCAGACCTCTGGCTCCAATATACAAG GTTGTGAAGACTGTCTATGCATCTCCAAGTCGTATCAATTTCCATTTGGACTCTAGAAAGGCAG TAGAAACAACCGCTGCCTATCCAGATATATGTTTCGCTGTTGACGACTTTGATTCCACATTTGATGCAGTG GTGTTGACAGATGTAGATCATTGTTATTGTGTAATccttaatgcaaatgatggggCAGCATTTCCATATGAAAATTTACAGCAAGATAACAGTTCTAGagacaatttttctttgaagagtGGCACAACAGCAGTGAAGACAAAGAGTTCTAAG ACTACTCTTTTCTCAGGCTTTGTTAGCTATCAGATGGTCCGAGATGCCTATGATG CTGGGAGGACTGGATTTGGGAGCCTTCTGTCACTTGCTCATTCTCCAGGCAAAGCAGATAGACTTTACATGAAAGGACCTGGAGGACGTGGCGAAGTTGAGGTGGCTGTTTCTGGTGTTGTAG ACCAAGGCAAGGAAGAATGGGATCATCATTCTAGTAAAGGATTAAGCATTGGCAAAATTGTAAGGAGGGCAGCATCTGTTGCTTCTGTCGCAGCAAAGCATGCTTATGCTGCTGCTTCTTCCACCCGCAGTTCTTATGAGGAGATGCTCCCCCTGAGGTGCTGCTTGATGTCCATATCACTGCCATGGGAACATATTGCTCATGATcttttattcaag GGAAGTCCTCCAGTGAACTTGTAG
- the LOC113712361 gene encoding uncharacterized protein isoform X4, whose product MGTKKGILRKSEGRIWSFVLPSSISSSIFVPVETGGERAKIYCVLRGIKSTRLLHKLIVPATDGRSPKKMLRDGMTQTPSRFELLSMVRKHSKFLAKPSADEDDASDVEMDIHFWHDVLNVYFVSGKESRGRQEDDMLFFVRKGSDGNGSSESGEDNSPFFVRRWAPKLDELVGDSLLTVDWRRSFYLNLIAHSSFTVTVAICSHQVLRNYQSVQGRPLAPIYKVLTDVDHCYCVILNANDGAAFPYENLQQDNSSRDNFSLKSGTTAVKTKSSKTTLFSGFVSYQMVRDAYDAGRTGFGSLLSLAHSPGKADRLYMKGPGGRGEVEVAVSGVVDQGKEEWDHHSSKGLSIGKIVRRAASVASVAAKHAYAAASSTRSSYEEMLPLRCCLMSISLPWEHIAHDLLFKGSPPVNL is encoded by the exons ATGGGGACAAAAAAAggtattttgagaaaaagtgagggacgaattTGGTCATTTGTCCTTCCCAGCTCAATTTCATCGAGCATCTTCGTTCCCGTGGAAACAGGTGGAGAGAGAGCGAAAATCTACTGTGTCCTGCGTGGCATCAAATCCACGCGTCTCCTCCACAA GTTAATAGTTCCGGCGACAGACGGCCGAAGTCCAAAAAAAATGCTGCGTGACGGCATGACCCAAACTCCTAGTCGGT TTGAGTTGTTGAGTATGGTGAGAAAGCATTCCAAGTTTCTAGCAAAACCTTCAGCAGATGAAGATGATGCCTCGGATGTGGAAATGGATATCCATTTCTGGCATGATGTATTGAATGTGTATTTTGTAAGCGGTAAGGAGTCTAGGGGCCGTCAGGAGGATGATATGCTGTTCTTTGTTAGAAAG GGTTCGGATGGAAATGGTTCAAGTGAGAGCGGGGAAGACAATTCTCCTTTCTTCGTACGCAGGTGGGCACCTAAG TTGGATGAATTAGTCGGTGATAGTTTATTAACAGTGGACTGGCGGCGctcattttacttgaatttaatTGCTCATAGCTCCTTTACTGTTACAGTTGCTATTTGCAG TCATCAGGTGCTTCGGAATTATCAGAGTGTCCAAGGCAGACCTCTGGCTCCAATATACAAG GTGTTGACAGATGTAGATCATTGTTATTGTGTAATccttaatgcaaatgatggggCAGCATTTCCATATGAAAATTTACAGCAAGATAACAGTTCTAGagacaatttttctttgaagagtGGCACAACAGCAGTGAAGACAAAGAGTTCTAAG ACTACTCTTTTCTCAGGCTTTGTTAGCTATCAGATGGTCCGAGATGCCTATGATG CTGGGAGGACTGGATTTGGGAGCCTTCTGTCACTTGCTCATTCTCCAGGCAAAGCAGATAGACTTTACATGAAAGGACCTGGAGGACGTGGCGAAGTTGAGGTGGCTGTTTCTGGTGTTGTAG ACCAAGGCAAGGAAGAATGGGATCATCATTCTAGTAAAGGATTAAGCATTGGCAAAATTGTAAGGAGGGCAGCATCTGTTGCTTCTGTCGCAGCAAAGCATGCTTATGCTGCTGCTTCTTCCACCCGCAGTTCTTATGAGGAGATGCTCCCCCTGAGGTGCTGCTTGATGTCCATATCACTGCCATGGGAACATATTGCTCATGATcttttattcaag GGAAGTCCTCCAGTGAACTTGTAG
- the LOC113712361 gene encoding uncharacterized protein isoform X6, translating to MGTKKGILRKSEGRIWSFVLPSSISSSIFVPVETGGERAKIYCVLRGIKSTRLLHKLIVPATDGRSPKKMLRDGMTQTPSRFELLSMVRKHSKFLAKPSADEDDASDVEMDIHFWHDVLNVYFVSGKESRGRQEDDMLFFVRKGSDGNGSSESGEDNSPFFVRSHQVLRNYQSVQGRPLAPIYKVLTDVDHCYCVILNANDGAAFPYENLQQDNSSRDNFSLKSGTTAVKTKSSKTTLFSGFVSYQMVRDAYDAGRTGFGSLLSLAHSPGKADRLYMKGPGGRGEVEVAVSGVVDQGKEEWDHHSSKGLSIGKIVRRAASVASVAAKHAYAAASSTRSSYEEMLPLRCCLMSISLPWEHIAHDLLFKGSPPVNL from the exons ATGGGGACAAAAAAAggtattttgagaaaaagtgagggacgaattTGGTCATTTGTCCTTCCCAGCTCAATTTCATCGAGCATCTTCGTTCCCGTGGAAACAGGTGGAGAGAGAGCGAAAATCTACTGTGTCCTGCGTGGCATCAAATCCACGCGTCTCCTCCACAA GTTAATAGTTCCGGCGACAGACGGCCGAAGTCCAAAAAAAATGCTGCGTGACGGCATGACCCAAACTCCTAGTCGGT TTGAGTTGTTGAGTATGGTGAGAAAGCATTCCAAGTTTCTAGCAAAACCTTCAGCAGATGAAGATGATGCCTCGGATGTGGAAATGGATATCCATTTCTGGCATGATGTATTGAATGTGTATTTTGTAAGCGGTAAGGAGTCTAGGGGCCGTCAGGAGGATGATATGCTGTTCTTTGTTAGAAAG GGTTCGGATGGAAATGGTTCAAGTGAGAGCGGGGAAGACAATTCTCCTTTCTTCGTACGCAG TCATCAGGTGCTTCGGAATTATCAGAGTGTCCAAGGCAGACCTCTGGCTCCAATATACAAG GTGTTGACAGATGTAGATCATTGTTATTGTGTAATccttaatgcaaatgatggggCAGCATTTCCATATGAAAATTTACAGCAAGATAACAGTTCTAGagacaatttttctttgaagagtGGCACAACAGCAGTGAAGACAAAGAGTTCTAAG ACTACTCTTTTCTCAGGCTTTGTTAGCTATCAGATGGTCCGAGATGCCTATGATG CTGGGAGGACTGGATTTGGGAGCCTTCTGTCACTTGCTCATTCTCCAGGCAAAGCAGATAGACTTTACATGAAAGGACCTGGAGGACGTGGCGAAGTTGAGGTGGCTGTTTCTGGTGTTGTAG ACCAAGGCAAGGAAGAATGGGATCATCATTCTAGTAAAGGATTAAGCATTGGCAAAATTGTAAGGAGGGCAGCATCTGTTGCTTCTGTCGCAGCAAAGCATGCTTATGCTGCTGCTTCTTCCACCCGCAGTTCTTATGAGGAGATGCTCCCCCTGAGGTGCTGCTTGATGTCCATATCACTGCCATGGGAACATATTGCTCATGATcttttattcaag GGAAGTCCTCCAGTGAACTTGTAG
- the LOC113712359 gene encoding kinesin-like protein KIN-7N, whose translation MEKICVAVRVRPAVDDEGSNGSGTFWKVEDNRISLHRALGTPISGLSYAFDHVFDGGCTNSTVYELLTKDIIHAAVEGFNGTAFAYGQTSSGKTYTMNGSEDDPGIIHRAVKDIFVKIRMTADREFLIRVSYMEIYNEDINDLFAVENQKLQIHESLERGVFVAGLREEIVNSAEQVLELIQHGEVNRHFGETNMNVRSSRSHTIFRMVIESKRKDTGSGDNSSSDDAIRVSVLNLVDLAGSERIAKTGAGGVRLKEGKHINKSLMVLGNVINKLSEGGKQRGHIPYRDSKLTRILQPALGGNAKTSIICTVAPEEIHIEETKGTLQFASRAKRITNCVQVNEILTDAALLKRQKIEIEELRMKLQGSRAEVLEQEILKLRNDMLKYELEHEKLAMELEEERRTHKEREQCIRDQQMKIDNLSSLVTFSGPDQECFRASLKEESSDSNSMCKEDAFSTPCFKAIPNAFVARRSHYSNQPECSPLPDTLIDFADEDTWMRMNKGYIADLDSVQITPARKVQSFPPGNDVSSEDFKQQIQNLQRQVTLVSEERDELKRQHAEQVSLNYQLTRELCGLQNEVLEIQEIPERLCESVINCKDVYKDVLSVLQTFVADEKSPTAKLLSSTRDIGICLFSTLESHFSVTADGNRLSTADNSLLQEQCNLLRERLLSTISSLVLFDAPILNQENSRSPPYNCKYKGLGEEIASWKRIQDNAVEAIKQKYMDLKKELNTSNQHLEVSKDRYQVLEREFHLLKGEKDALLVSVSNSSQTLALVTDQKEKALQDLRIEAQRRKDLEEQIKKFNTAFSYRQKSLVSFQSDFKSIIDNLKAQNPVSLSKAHGS comes from the exons ATGGAGAAAATCTGTGTAGCAGTAAGAGTAAGACCCGCGGTGGATGACGAAGGCTCTAATGGAAGTGGAACCTTCTGGAAGGTTGAAGATAATCGCATTTCACTTCACCGAGCTCTAGGCACCCCAATCTCTGGACTTTCCTACgcttttg ATCATGTGTTCGATGGGGGCTGCACGAATTCTACGGTTTATGAGCTTTTGACTAAGGACATTATTCACGCTGCTGTCGAGGGTTTTAAtg GAACTGCATTTGCATATGGACAGACTAGTAGTGGCAAAACTTATACAATGAATGGTTCTGAAGATGATCCTGGAATTATCCACCGAGCTGTCAAAGATATATTCGTGAAGATCAGGATG ACAGCTGATAGAGAGTTTCTGATACGAGTTTCATACATGGAAATCTATAATGAGGACATTAATGACCTGTTTGCTGTGGAGAATCAGAAACTGCAAATTCATGAGAGTTTAGAG CGTGGTGTTTTTGTTGCGGGCCTTAGGGAGGAAATTGTAAATAGCGCTGAGCAAGTGCTTGAGCTTATACAGCATGGAGAAG TAAATAGGCACTTTGGTGAGACCAATATGAACGTCCGAAGTAGTAGATCTCACACTATCTTCAGAATG GTAAttgaaagcaaaagaaaggacaCAGGTTCTGGTGATAATTCAAGCTCTGATGATGCCATCCGTGTCTCTGTCTTG AATTTAGTGGATTTAGCTGGCTCTGAGAGAATAGCTAAAACAGGAGCTGGTGGAGTTCGTTTAAAGGAAGGAAAGCACATAAACAAGAGCTTAATGGTTCTTGGTAATGTGATCAACAAATTAAGTGAAGGTGGAAAGCAAAG GGGACACATTCCTTATCGTGATAGTAAGCTCACACGCATACTTCAACCTGCACTTGGTGGAAATGCTAAAACTTCAATTATTTGTACTGTTGCACCAGAAGAG ATTCATATTGAGGAAACAAAGGGAACACTTCAGTTTGCCAGCCGAGCTAAACGCATTACAAACTGTGTTCAAGTAAATGAG ATATTGACAGATGCTGCATTATTGAAGAGACAAAAGATTGAGATAGAGGAACTACGCATGAAACTTCAG GGATCTCGGGCTGAGGTGCTGGAGCAAGAGATTTTGAAACTGCGGAATGACATGTTGAAG TATGAGTTAGAGCACGAGAAGCTTGCCATGGAATTGGAAGAAGAGAGAAGAACGCATAAAGAACGGGAACAATGTATCCGGGATCAACAGATGAAAATTGATAATCTTAGCAGTCTTGTAACATTCTCAGGACCTGACCAG GAATGTTTCAGGGCAAGTCTGAAGGAGGAAAGTAGTGACAGCAATAGCATGTGCAAAGAGGATGCTTTTAGTACACCATGCTTTAAGGCAATTCCCAATGCCTTTGTTGCTAGGCGGTCACATTACTCTAACCAACCTGAGTGCAGCCCTCTTCCAGATACACTCATTGATTTTGCTGATGAAGACACATGGATGAGAATGAACAAAGGCTATATTGCTGATCTTGATTCAGTTCAAATAACTCCTGCAAGAAAAGTTCAGTCATTTCCACCGGGAAAT GATGTATCTTCGGAGGATTTCAAGCAACAGATCCAGAATCTCCAAAGACAAGTTACCCTTGTTTCAGAAGAAAGAGATGAACTAAAG AGACAGCATGCAGAACAAGTATCATTGAACTACCAGTTAACAAGAGAATTATGCGGATTACAGAATGAAGTGTTGGAAATACAGGAGATTCCTGAAAGGTTGTGTGAATCTGTTATAAATTGCAAAGATGTATATAAGGATGTTTTATCTGTTTTACAG ACTTTTGTTGCTGATGAGAAATCTCCTACTGCAAAGTTACTCTCTAGCACAAGAGACATCGGTATTTGTCTTTTTTCAACTTTGGAGTCTCACTTTTCAGTGACTGCAGATGGTAATAGACTCTCCACGGCTGATAATTCTTTACTCCAAGAGCAATGCAACCTCCTTCGTGAGAGATTGCTTAGCACAATCTCATCCCTGGTTCTATTTGATGCACCAATTCTCAACCAAGAGAACAGCAGAAGTCCACCATACAACTGCAAATATAAG GGCTTGGGAGAAGAAATTGCTTCTTGGAAAAGGATACAGGATAATGCAGTTGAAGCAATTAAGCAAAAGTACATGGACTTGAAGAAAGAGTTGAACACTAGTAACCAGCATCTTGAGGTTTCTAAAGATAGGTATCAGGTCCTTGAGAGAGAGTTCCATCTTTTGAAAGGAGAGAAAGATGCTTTGCTAGTAAGCGTCTCCAACTCATCTCAAACTCTTGCACTGGTTACTGACCAAAAAGAGAAGGCTTTGCAGGATTTGAGAATTGAAGCACAGAGGAGGAAAGATCTTGAAGAACAGATCAAAAAGTTTAATACAGCTTTTTCCTATCGGCAGAAATCGCTTGTGTCTTTTCAAAGTGACTTCAAATCTATCATTGATAACTTGAAGGCACAGAATCCAGTTTCATTATCCAAAGCTCATGGATCTTGA